Proteins from one Catenuloplanes atrovinosus genomic window:
- a CDS encoding glucose-6-phosphate isomerase, whose protein sequence is MSDLLSGGAEAAAGLAVHGARAIDEQSPASTRRALVADGVPGLLARKDPTLWGPGAEPRAAAHLGWLDTFHRSRELLPQLAELTAELADLDHVVLCGVGGPALAAEAIAATLGRPLTVLDTTDPGRIRAALADRLDTTVVVVADGPGDTVEADALRRAYHRAFLDLGRTPEEAGRHFVIVTDPGSPLVDTGLEMGAFVIVADPAAGGRFGALTAFGLVPAALAGVDVAELLDQAEEFAGSLGGDRDNPALALGAAIGAAATAGYTAVALVPDGSGLDGLGPWIEQLLAESLGKDGMGLLPVVTESPSSPGATGLGVLTVAYGGSLGAGAVPGGGIGAQLAVNGPLGAQFLAWQFATALTARVLGVDPFSRPDVASAVAHTARVLDGPDVAGAPSHLDGAVEIHGAGSLADALRTALDAGDHLAVMAYLDRDADAEITRLRSILADRSGKPVTFGWGPRLLHAAGQFHKGGPRTGGYLQITGAIADDLGIPGRPYTFGRLQAAQAAGDRAALAERDRPLIRLHLTDRTAGINQLVTAAQAL, encoded by the coding sequence ATGTCCGACCTGCTCAGTGGTGGAGCCGAGGCGGCGGCCGGGCTGGCCGTCCACGGCGCGCGCGCCATCGACGAGCAGTCACCGGCGTCCACCCGGCGGGCGCTGGTCGCCGACGGTGTGCCCGGCCTGCTGGCCCGCAAGGACCCCACGCTGTGGGGGCCCGGCGCGGAGCCGCGGGCCGCGGCGCACCTCGGCTGGCTCGACACGTTCCACCGGTCCCGCGAGCTGCTCCCCCAGCTCGCGGAGCTGACCGCGGAGCTGGCCGACCTGGACCACGTGGTGCTCTGCGGCGTGGGCGGCCCGGCGCTGGCCGCGGAGGCCATCGCGGCCACGCTCGGCCGGCCGCTCACCGTGCTGGACACCACCGATCCGGGGCGGATCCGGGCCGCGCTCGCCGACCGGCTGGACACCACCGTGGTGGTCGTCGCGGACGGGCCCGGCGACACGGTCGAGGCGGACGCGCTGCGCCGGGCGTACCATCGCGCGTTCCTCGATCTGGGACGGACTCCGGAGGAGGCCGGCCGGCACTTCGTGATCGTCACCGACCCGGGCTCGCCGCTGGTGGACACCGGGCTGGAGATGGGCGCGTTCGTCATCGTGGCGGATCCGGCGGCCGGCGGGCGGTTCGGCGCGTTGACCGCGTTCGGCCTGGTCCCGGCCGCGCTTGCCGGCGTGGACGTGGCCGAGCTGCTTGATCAGGCGGAGGAGTTCGCCGGCTCGCTCGGCGGCGACCGGGACAATCCGGCGCTGGCCCTCGGCGCCGCGATCGGCGCGGCCGCGACCGCGGGGTACACCGCGGTCGCGCTGGTGCCGGACGGCAGCGGGCTGGACGGGCTCGGCCCGTGGATCGAGCAGTTGCTGGCGGAGTCGCTCGGCAAGGACGGCATGGGCCTGCTGCCGGTGGTGACCGAGTCGCCGTCGTCGCCCGGCGCGACCGGGCTCGGCGTGCTGACCGTGGCGTACGGCGGGTCGCTGGGCGCGGGCGCGGTGCCGGGCGGCGGCATCGGCGCGCAGCTGGCGGTGAACGGGCCGCTCGGTGCGCAGTTCCTCGCCTGGCAGTTCGCGACCGCGCTGACCGCGCGCGTGCTGGGCGTCGACCCGTTCAGCCGCCCGGACGTGGCCTCGGCCGTCGCGCACACGGCCCGTGTCCTCGACGGACCGGACGTGGCCGGCGCGCCCAGTCACCTGGACGGCGCCGTCGAGATCCACGGCGCCGGCTCGCTGGCCGACGCGCTCCGCACCGCCCTGGACGCCGGCGACCATCTCGCGGTCATGGCCTATCTGGACCGTGACGCGGACGCCGAGATCACCCGGCTGCGGTCCATTCTGGCCGACCGGTCCGGCAAGCCGGTCACGTTCGGCTGGGGGCCGCGGCTGCTGCACGCCGCCGGGCAGTTCCACAAGGGTGGGCCGCGCACCGGCGGTTACCTCCAGATCACCGGCGCGATCGCCGATGACCTGGGGATTCCCGGCAGGCCCTACACGTTCGGGCGGCTTCAGGCCGCGCAGGCCGCCGGTGACCGGGCCGCGCTGGCCGAGCGGGACCGGCCGCTGATCCGACTGCACCTCACCGACCGCACGGCCGGAATCAACCAACTCGTAACGGCCGCGCAGGCGCTGTAA
- the zwf gene encoding glucose-6-phosphate dehydrogenase encodes MRNPLRDPQDRRLPRIPEPCALVIFGVTGDLSRKKLIPAVYDLANRGLLPPGFVVLGFARRDWGDGDFESLAYEAAKKGARTPWREDVWARLAENIKFVAGSFDDDAAFDTLATSLDELRATHGIAGNAAFYFSIPPVAFPIVLKQLARTGMADNGKSGGWRRVVVEKPFGYDLATAKELNSLVDSVFTADDVFRIDHYLGKETVQNILALRFANSLFEPVWNSKYVDHVQITMAEDVGIGTRAGFYDGAGAARDVLQNHLLQLLAMFAMEEPTSFDPTEIRAEKLKVLKAISVPKDIAADTVRGQYLQGWVAGERAPGYLEEKNIPAESKTETYVAVKLAIQNRRWAGVPFYVRCGKRLPRRVTEIAIVFKKAPHLPFDPADVEMLGHNQLVVRVQPDEGMVLKFGSKVPGTTMEVRDIAMDFQYGEAFTESSPEAYERLVLDVLVGDRTLFPDAAEVEQSWKVIDPLEEAWAGTTPEPYRAGEWGPRAADEMLAREGRSWRRA; translated from the coding sequence GTGAGAAATCCGCTGCGCGACCCACAGGATCGCCGGCTGCCGAGAATCCCGGAGCCGTGCGCTCTGGTGATCTTCGGCGTCACCGGCGACCTGTCCCGTAAGAAGCTGATCCCCGCGGTCTACGACCTGGCCAACCGCGGCCTGCTCCCGCCCGGTTTCGTGGTGCTCGGCTTCGCCCGGCGCGACTGGGGCGACGGTGACTTCGAGTCGCTGGCGTACGAGGCGGCGAAGAAGGGTGCCCGCACGCCGTGGCGGGAGGACGTCTGGGCCCGCCTCGCGGAGAACATCAAGTTCGTGGCCGGCTCGTTCGACGACGACGCCGCGTTCGACACGCTGGCGACCTCGCTGGACGAGCTGCGCGCCACGCACGGCATCGCGGGCAACGCCGCGTTCTACTTCTCGATCCCGCCGGTCGCGTTTCCCATCGTGCTCAAGCAGCTGGCCCGCACCGGCATGGCCGACAACGGCAAGTCCGGCGGCTGGCGGCGGGTGGTCGTGGAGAAGCCGTTCGGCTACGACCTGGCGACCGCCAAGGAGCTCAACAGCCTGGTCGACTCCGTCTTCACCGCGGACGACGTGTTCCGCATCGACCACTACCTCGGCAAGGAGACCGTCCAGAACATCCTGGCGCTCCGCTTCGCCAACTCGCTGTTCGAGCCGGTGTGGAACTCGAAGTACGTGGACCACGTGCAGATCACCATGGCCGAGGACGTCGGCATCGGCACCCGCGCCGGCTTCTACGACGGCGCCGGCGCCGCGCGTGACGTGCTGCAGAACCACCTGCTCCAGCTGCTGGCGATGTTCGCGATGGAGGAGCCGACCAGCTTCGACCCGACCGAGATCCGGGCCGAGAAGCTGAAGGTGCTCAAGGCGATCAGCGTGCCGAAGGACATCGCGGCCGACACCGTCCGCGGGCAGTATCTGCAGGGCTGGGTGGCCGGCGAGCGCGCCCCCGGTTACCTGGAGGAGAAGAACATCCCGGCCGAGTCGAAGACCGAGACGTACGTCGCGGTCAAGCTCGCCATCCAGAACCGGCGCTGGGCCGGCGTGCCGTTCTACGTGCGCTGCGGCAAGCGGCTGCCGCGCCGGGTCACCGAGATCGCGATCGTCTTCAAGAAGGCGCCGCACCTGCCGTTCGACCCGGCCGACGTGGAGATGCTCGGCCACAATCAGCTGGTCGTGCGGGTGCAGCCGGACGAGGGCATGGTGCTCAAGTTCGGGTCCAAGGTGCCGGGCACCACGATGGAGGTCCGCGACATCGCGATGGACTTCCAGTACGGCGAGGCGTTCACCGAGTCCAGCCCGGAGGCGTACGAGCGGCTGGTGCTGGACGTGCTGGTCGGCGACCGGACGCTGTTCCCGGACGCGGCCGAGGTGGAGCAGAGCTGGAAGGTGATCGACCCGCTCGAGGAGGCGTGGGCGGGCACCACGCCGGAACCGTACCGGGCCGGCGAGTGGGGACCGCGCGCCGCCGACGAGATGCTGGCCCGCGAGGGCCGAAGCTGGAGGCGGGCATGA
- a CDS encoding glucose-6-phosphate dehydrogenase assembly protein OpcA: MIGLWDTTGNEVVKALAAERRSAGGVASGLALTLIAIVDEKRVREAEAAATIAASAHPCRLLIVVRSDVESQRSRLDAEIVVGGRLGPAEAAVMRMYGRLALHAESVVMPLLAPDVPVVTWWHSEPPEQIANDFLGVVADRRITDSAQASDPVAALKQRAKDYAPGDTDLTWTRITLWRTLVASAFDTTSEQVVGATIVAPEKDPTAALMGGWLTARLGIAPVHEPTTEHPRMRSVELQCANGDCIKVTRDENTALFSRTGQADREMPLVRRPVGDELAEELRRLDPDQVYSEALGALAGLPHLENRPAHRVHVWKDPALARSAAS; the protein is encoded by the coding sequence ATGATCGGCCTGTGGGACACGACCGGCAACGAGGTCGTGAAGGCGCTGGCCGCGGAGCGGCGCAGCGCGGGCGGCGTGGCCAGCGGCCTCGCGCTCACGCTGATCGCGATCGTGGACGAGAAGCGCGTCCGGGAGGCGGAGGCCGCGGCCACCATCGCGGCGTCCGCGCACCCGTGCCGCCTGCTCATCGTGGTCCGGTCCGACGTGGAGAGCCAGCGCAGCCGGCTGGACGCGGAGATCGTGGTCGGCGGCCGGCTGGGCCCGGCCGAGGCCGCCGTGATGCGCATGTACGGCCGGCTCGCGCTGCACGCCGAGTCCGTGGTCATGCCGCTGCTCGCGCCGGACGTCCCGGTGGTCACCTGGTGGCACAGCGAGCCGCCGGAGCAGATCGCCAACGACTTCCTGGGCGTGGTCGCGGATCGGCGGATCACCGACTCCGCGCAGGCGAGCGACCCGGTCGCCGCGCTCAAGCAGCGGGCCAAGGACTACGCGCCCGGCGACACCGACCTGACCTGGACCCGGATCACGCTCTGGCGCACGCTCGTGGCCAGCGCGTTCGACACCACGTCCGAGCAGGTCGTCGGCGCCACCATCGTCGCGCCGGAGAAGGACCCGACCGCCGCGCTGATGGGCGGCTGGCTCACCGCCCGGCTCGGCATCGCGCCGGTCCACGAGCCGACCACCGAGCACCCGCGCATGCGCTCGGTCGAGCTGCAGTGCGCCAACGGTGACTGCATCAAGGTCACCCGCGACGAGAACACGGCGCTGTTCAGCCGTACCGGCCAGGCCGACCGCGAGATGCCGCTGGTCCGCCGCCCGGTCGGCGACGAACTCGCCGAGGAGTTGCGCCGGCTCGACCCGGACCAGGTCTACTCCGAGGCGCTCGGCGCGCTCGCCGGCCTGCCGCACCTGGAGAACCGCCCGGCGCACCGCGTGCACGTCTGGAAGGACCCGGCACTCGCCCGCTCCGCGGCGAGCTGA
- the pgl gene encoding 6-phosphogluconolactonase, producing the protein MTDPTVIVHADADIQTQAVAARLIVKIIDAQAARGTADIVLTGGRGAAKIYRAIASSPAATAIDWSRVDLWWGDERFLPLGHADRNETQAREALLDALPLDPKRIHPMPPSDGPDGDDARAAAARYAAEWTAATPHIDVILLGVGEDGHVASLFPGHPGLAETGVAAGVHDSPKPPPTRVTLTLPTINTADEVWLIVTGADKAEPVAAALGGGSDLPCARVRGTSRTLWLIDRAAAAGIGR; encoded by the coding sequence ATGACCGACCCGACCGTGATCGTCCACGCGGACGCGGACATCCAGACGCAGGCCGTCGCCGCGCGCCTGATCGTCAAGATCATCGACGCGCAGGCCGCGCGCGGCACCGCCGACATCGTCCTCACCGGCGGCCGCGGCGCCGCCAAGATCTACCGGGCGATCGCGTCCTCCCCCGCCGCCACCGCCATCGACTGGTCCCGCGTCGACCTGTGGTGGGGCGACGAGCGCTTCCTCCCGCTCGGCCACGCCGACCGCAACGAGACCCAGGCCCGCGAGGCGCTGCTCGACGCGCTCCCGCTCGACCCGAAGCGCATCCACCCGATGCCGCCGTCCGACGGCCCCGACGGCGACGACGCCCGGGCCGCCGCCGCCCGCTACGCCGCCGAGTGGACCGCCGCCACCCCGCACATCGACGTGATCCTGCTCGGCGTCGGCGAGGACGGGCACGTCGCGTCGCTCTTCCCCGGGCACCCGGGACTGGCCGAGACCGGTGTCGCCGCCGGCGTCCACGACAGCCCCAAGCCGCCACCCACCCGCGTCACGCTCACCCTCCCCACGATCAACACCGCCGACGAGGTCTGGCTGATCGTCACCGGCGCCGACAAGGCCGAGCCGGTCGCCGCCGCGCTGGGCGGCGGGTCGGACCTGCCGTGCGCGCGCGTGCGGGGCACGTCCCGCACGCTGTGGCTGATCGACCGCGCGGCCGCAGCCGGAATCGGTCGATAG
- a CDS encoding M50 family metallopeptidase: MTSAEPSLLLAVGSLILGLAASVCWTLTRYLITAAHEGSHALFNSATGGRIVDLRLHRQGGGHVDTLAGSLFLTAVSGYLGPSLFGLVGATMLAHGITPDAVLWTCLVLLIIILVQVKNPFGFFIVGLYGTLFFLLARYGSPGVRALGAYTLIWFLLLGGVIHTALGNLRAGDSVNLRKATYIPVGFWGAFWWLATLAALIYGGGVLFGIIDPVFRREP, encoded by the coding sequence ATGACCAGCGCCGAACCCTCCCTGCTGCTGGCCGTCGGCTCGCTCATCCTCGGCCTGGCGGCCTCGGTCTGCTGGACGCTCACCCGGTACCTGATCACCGCCGCGCACGAGGGCAGCCACGCGCTGTTCAATTCGGCCACCGGCGGTCGCATCGTCGACCTGCGACTGCACCGCCAGGGCGGCGGCCACGTGGACACGCTGGCCGGCAGCCTCTTCCTCACCGCGGTGTCCGGCTACCTCGGGCCGTCGCTCTTCGGCCTGGTCGGCGCGACCATGCTGGCACACGGCATCACCCCGGACGCGGTGCTCTGGACGTGCCTCGTCCTCCTGATCATCATCCTCGTCCAGGTGAAGAACCCCTTCGGCTTCTTCATCGTCGGCCTCTACGGCACGCTGTTCTTCCTCCTCGCCCGCTACGGCTCGCCCGGGGTCCGCGCGCTGGGGGCGTACACGCTGATCTGGTTCCTGCTCCTCGGCGGCGTGATCCACACCGCGCTCGGCAACCTGCGCGCGGGCGACTCCGTCAACCTGCGCAAGGCCACCTACATCCCGGTCGGGTTCTGGGGCGCGTTCTGGTGGCTGGCGACGCTGGCAGCGCTGATCTACGGCGGTGGCGTCCTGTTCGGAATCATCGATCCGGTCTTCCGGCGCGAGCCCTGA